The stretch of DNA GACAGAACAAACTGAATGTGGGTTGCATTTGTTATTGTACTGCTAGTTTACCTTTTTATGAAACTAGTTTCACAAACATTATCAGAACATTGTCAGATAATCTCACAATTTTTACAGCTtacattaaatcttttttttagtattattatttGGGCTGATGGAGGTGTTTTATAGAAATACATTCTCCAGAAAATGAATCCTGAAGagtctgaggaaaaacatgTCATTGGAAACCGAGAGAGCAAGAGAGTTTCCTTAAACCTTTCTGTCTGGACACCTCGACATCAGTAGGCtcaaaacaatcatttaaaaataaaatgagggcAAATCAAATGGTTCATTAACATATGATCTGTAAGAAGGTCaacaaacaattttttgttttcagaaaaaagattttgattcCGAGCGTCACTGAGGTACAGTCTGACATGGTGGCCTGAGTGGAGTCTActctggtttttctttttggtcaaaTCCTCACTCAGAGTTTCTCCTCTAAATTGGTAAATAATCCTACTCACAAGGTGAAAAACTATTTCCAGAGGAACATTAGTGAAAAAGTAATTGATTGGTTTTCTGTCATTACAGTAATATTCTTCAATATTCATAAGGATCAACAAAGCAGGAAATCAGTCATCTTCTGGGATAttataatgtctttttttttctgaagaatcAATGTATCATGTGGAATTGATAAAGGATAACAGGGCTAAGCTTTCTCAAAGACTCAGGTTCAATAGAACTTCTGTTTGAGACTGTTTGACTCCAACTATCTATTGTACGccataacaaataataaattaaagtaTTGAGGATTGAGGCGAGAGCAGCATAATGTTTATTGTGTATTAACTTATAATCAAGAATCAACAGAGAGCAGAGCGTAGCGTTAAGTCAATGCAAGGCTGTTGGAAGATAACACTGTGGCAGTAGTTCACGTCATGACGTAGTTAGATGAATTACTGCCAATACAAAGAGGCACTCGTCCCTTCTCATTCAAtcactaaataaaacaaattaaataccTAAACCAGGTATTTCATTAATCTCGTTAATGATTTACATTTGACtgttatgaatgaatgagattATGTTGAAGAATTGTTCAAATCTTGCATTTTGTTGACATTAGCAACTATTCCTGCATTTTTACTCACCACATTTAtctttgattcattcattcatcttctgacGTTTacccgtttctgggtcgcagggggctgctggagctaatctcagctcacactggacgaGGGAGGAgtcaccccggacaggtcgccagtccatcacagggccaacacacagagacagacagagaccgacaatcactcacactcatactcagacctacagaccatttggagtcaccagttaacccaaacatgatgtctttgggcggtgggaggaaaccggagtacccggaggaaacccacccaagcacggggagaacacggaaactccacacagaaaagccccaggccaggaactgaacccacaaccttcttgttgtggggcaacagcgctatgccaccgtgctgcccgccatatttatgtttgttttaattaattaattaacaagcgaataaaattatttaatttcaatataaTATAAAGCTTTTTCCAGTCCCTCACCTTTCTGGGTGTGTCTGCACTGCATGACTTCACTCTAATAGTGTTTAAACAATGTCAGGTTGTTAATAAGCCCTTGGGCTGAACAATTCTTTGTTTGCGCCCTGTGAGTTTGCCCTCTTTTGAACCTCTTCGGTGCTGTGTGAtagttttgtttctgtcctgtGTCAATAATCTAAAGCCTGGGATACTCCTGCATTGTGAGCAGCCATAGGGGAATGTGCTCTGTCTGGGAATAATGTGAACAGTTGAACTGCGTGCATAAAAGGACGGAGAGGGAAGTGCCAACTCACCTCCACCTGCTGAAGACCCGGGTGCAGGTACGCTTCCCAGAGCAGCAGTatccttcatttattttgttttagtaaTTCTATATTTTAATGATACAAAGAAAATCACAGTTTAGAGGGAAGCTTTCATCCATTGAAGAGCAATATGATCTTTGcgtaaatgttttcatttttgtttctgtatcaaaatggatttaaatgaTAAAACTGGAAtgataagtaaaaaaaaaattgcatgataaataaaatagatatatatttatactcttcattttgctttgttttcgTCCCAATGCAGGTCTTTGGCTTTTTGTTACGAAAATGTTTGCATTCATAATTTGCATCTTGACACTGCAGGAAGTGCACTCTGCCTGTAATGTGGTGAGTAGAAATGTTGGAAAAATTTAGGAagaatattttctcttctgtgtttccaTGATGAGAACTTAAACttgaatttttttctcattttcatatGTTCTGCTGCACCCACGTCCACAGCAAGGTAAGCACAAACTGCATCAGGCACGTTTAACTGTgcagtgatgttttattttttattaactcAGAGAGGTTGCCAATGATTCTCCCACTAAGAACGAGGGATTTGGCGCGATCCTTTCTGTCTGCCCTTTTGTAATGTTAAGTAATATCATAGTAATTAAAGCAGGATATGTTTGAGTCACATTGTGCTTAGTAAGCCACAGGAGTAAATATATCTCTATTGTGTATTTTAATCTGGTGTttccacgtgtgtgtgtgcatgcagataTTTGcccagaaaacacaaaggtccaGACTGAGATCGCTGACAAGCACAATGCCTTCAGGCGAGCAGTTCAACCGACAGCTTCTGACATGCTGAGGATGGTTGGTCCTTTTTCTGCTGGAATTAAAGTAGCTAGAATAACGTCCGTCGATGACACTTAGAGTTTGCTTTCCCAAGTCTTcaggaagacaaataaataagtaaataaaataaacgtTATACTATTTGGATGTCTgcttgaaattaaatttgggatttgttatttctttttttctttttttttaatctccaggATTACAGTGCGGAGGTAGCAGTCAGTGCTCAAGCCTGGGTTGACAGATGTATTCTGGCTCACGGAGCACCCAGCACCCGCATGCTCAACGGTatatttttccttcctttgtccCCCCCCATCGCTTTGTTTCCCTTTCATCCTGATCCACATATGCCAGAATTATTACTTCAGAGACATGAAGGTTTCCTGTGAACTGACTGACCTGGTGACTGATGGTCAGAGTCACTGCGAGCATTATCTTATCTCctgtcttcatattttcttaTAACAACAAATTACAGAGTAGGGTACGTTATCTTTACAGAGATTATCATCAATAGGCATTTTAATGAACTCTGTTTTATCTAGATAATGTAATCGACTGAGACATGAAAACAAGCTTGTACATTTGCAGACCATTAATCACCACTGCCATGTGTTTCTCACCGTCGAGCAGGATATGAATTGGGTGAGAATCTCTTCTATGCATCTACACCGATGTCTTGGACGGCTGTCATCGGCGCCTGGCACAGTGAGGTGTCATTCTACCTGTATCCCAATGGATCCACCAATGGCCACGCTATCGGTCACTACACACAGGTAACACTTAGCTGTTCAtgccaaaataaatgtattgattaaaaaaaaaatggcagcaatAACAATAGATCATGATGCAATTTTGCTGTTCTTCTGCCTTTTAACTGACAAGCCTAAAAAAACAATGGATAAAATTAATGCTTGAATGAAAACGGGCTGAATTATCAGCTGACACTCCAGTCCTCTGAGCTCTGCtgagtgttttattgtgtttcgATCACTGTTTCGGCTTCATAACCTGCAGACTTACTGCTTGGTTGgtaaaatctgaaatgtggCATCAATGAGAACGTTACATTGGCTCTGTATGTGCTAGGTGTGTAAATACACAACTGTAGCTAACAACTAAAAAGGGgattatatgtttttgtttcctctaaataacaaaatatgaactaaaatAAGTTTGATTGAGGACTCCCCCCAACTTTTCTAGTAGTTCAATAAAGTTTATTGTAACTTTCTGTagctgttttatttaatgatggattattgtaaataaataataagtaaaaaagtaaataaaaataaaataagtatatTATTTGAGTTCCTAAATATGAAAAATTCAACCCTGACCCCCAAAAGAACATTTCCTGTACTACCCTAAATAAACAATTTTTGTAAGATCAATTTTCACACTTTTATTGATTGATGGTGGTGTTTAAACAGTCGTTTTTGCATCACTGCTTATTggttttaaaaactgaaatggcaCTGAGAATaacagtttgtttctgctgtcaggTGGTGTGGAACAGCTCGTACAAAGTTGGCTGTGGAATGAAGCTGTGCTATGACAACATCTATTTATATGGCTGCCACTATTACAGAGCGTATGTGACCTTCACACACCTTCAACACACTTTAAACCCATGACTTTGTGATGGCAAGTGTCTTGTTTGCAGATATTTctattgctttttttctttccgtTAAGTTGGTTTGCTAACTACCAAGCCTTGACCAATCAAACTCTTGTCATTTTTAACACTGAGTCAATGTAGAAGCCAGTCTTGGCAGCAGAAGTGGCCTCATGTCTTGTAAATGTAGTGATGGACAAAGTTCACTACCCCTTGTTAAAAAAGGGGAAACATACAACTGTGAAATTGTCTCTAAATTTCCCCAAAGGTTAGTTTCTGAGTCAAATGGGGTGGAAACTGACATATGCAAATGGTTTAACAGAGGAAACTTCTATAAATGGCCACCGTATAAGGCTGGACCCCCCTGTGCTTCCTGCCCCGACGCCTGTCAAGACAACCTGTGCAGTAAGAAACACTGAGCcaaacaaaatgtgtattttctaTGCGGCAAAAACTTCATGACATCATGTTTCTAAAAAACAAGAATTGTCTGCTGAAGCAGAAAAGAATGTGACCTAACTTCTTCATtactgtgtgtctttgtcattcCAGACAACCCTTGTCCTCACATAAACAAATACCTCAACTGTCCaaacctgaaaaaaatatttgggtGCAGCAATAAGCTGGTGTCTGCCTGGTGTCCTGCTTCATGTGAATGCACCAGCAGAATCATTCCAGTCAGCTAAACGGGAACAATGCTGTCTGCAAACTTCAACTTTTGGGGCTAATTCCATATAAGCTATTAAGGATATGTGTGGAGGAATTAATTGACTGTCTTCAGTTAAGGGGCTGTTTTGGAATAATTATACATTTCCATTATATTTGCAGTGGGAGAATAAATACACAGTGTATGAGCCACACTCAATACacgtgaaagaaaaaaagatttacataTATAGCGGGAGCTGGATTTTCTACTACTTTcaactgttgatgtttttgggATTATTTCATACTTATAGCCATCTGTGTGGCGAAGAGAGCCAAACTGGTTTATATAAGCTATTAAGAAATGTTGTGAAGGAAATTTTCTCTTTATACATTAAAGGAAGCGAGAAAAACCAAACACCAGATGAGCCATCACTGGTATATTTCTCCTTCCtttgctcttcctctctctttgtgtccttGTACCACATATGCCAGCAATATTACTTCAGAGACATAAAGGTTCCCCGTGAACTGACTGACCTTGTGACTGGCATTTGGAGTCCCAGTGAGAGTTATCTTATGTCCAGTCTCAATATGTACTGTTACAACCATCTGTGTATTAAAGTATGGAACAAAAAACGTGACTGAATCTTTTACTTTTTGCAGTAAAAACCACGACAGAAAGCAACTTCCAACACAGTTGCAGCAGTCTGTAAATGTTACAAATTGCTGTTTTCAGTGACTGTTAACCTTTCCAGTGTTAAAGCTGCACTAATCAATGCATTCATCCAAGCAATGGGCCAAATTTCAGTGTGTAATGTGAAAGGAATTGCTCATACTGACAAACCCTTTTTGAATTATCACCTGACGCTGCAGTTTCCCTTGCTCTACAGATTTGTCTTGTTAATGTCCTACATTCCACGAACCTCTTTGCCAGCgccagcagacagctgctctcAGTTACATTAATTTCCCAGAATCAGTTGGaggaaagataaaaataagGTCCTTCTCTATACATGCCACACAGTGCTTATAAGTTCAATGGAGAGCTATTTATTTCAGGTGTTGGTGGAGACCAGAAAAGAGACAAATCTACTTGAGTTCATTATTGGACCTAaaactttaaatgaattcaTCCATATTGTACCCACACCTTACTgcaaaaacagctgaaacaaaagaaatgaatgcaGGATGAGAGGTTAGAGCAACCGGTGCAGCGGTAATGACCCGCTATTGATGAGTGCAGCAGCTAAAAATGGGCCTGTTGTTAACGTTGGTGTTGCTATTCAGACAGACGGCCAATTGATTGTACAATTGCTGTCTCAATGAAGGGGGCAGCCAAAGCTACGTTCtttatattttgacaaagcaaacacagactgAACTGATCCACCTCTCTCAACAATAAAGCACGGAGAGCATCTCCAGGTACATTTCCCATTTTACTGTTACGTCATCCCGCAGCAGACAGATTTAGAGGGAAACTGCTTTGGTGCAGTGACTTGCATAACAGTTGGCAACGGAGGGCCGGTGCCAAGTCCTCTGTGACTTGGCACAGCACCATGACACCGTGTCCCAATAATACCGTGTTCAATGTTATATTTTGACGACTGATAACTTTAACTGGAGTGTTGATACTGCTCAGTTTTCTTGGTGGTAGGAACTAAAATGAGGCaacaataaaaaccacaaaCGTTGCTAGAACCACATTTGATATACGGAAATTAACTAAAGTACATGATTTGGCAGGCAGCTGCATTCATGCATGCTGCTTCAAAAGAATTTGATGATTAATGCAAGCAGGTTAAATATCATTCACTGGTACTCTTCTGATCCGGGTTTATCTCCTATTAAGTCAGAAATGTAACACATGTCTCTGAAATCATGTTTCATTGAAGACCAATGCCATGTGTGTCACTAATAGGCTAATTCCAGTTtaatagggttagggtcaggaTGGGGGGCCTGATGAAATCtaatatgtttaaaaagaaaatgtctacTTCTGTCTTCTTGAGTGACGCTTTTACAACCAGGAGACATATGGAATGAGCATAGGGATTAATATTTGgctgttctttgtttaaacagGTCAGACAAGCAGTATATTGTCATGGAAAGCCACATTGTACCTCAGATAATAAACAAATGCCTACTGCAGAATAAACAGAAATCCATAATCTGCGTATTCCAGCAGATGGCTCTGTTGTACAGATCATGTCACCTGTATCTGTATACCACAATGTATAGTTTCTATCGATTTACCTGAACCACTGGCCCGTGATGCATCATGTTGAATTATGTGCCTCATCACTCAGTTTGCGTCTTGTGCAGAAAGTGACAGTTTGTTTGGCGTTATTAACTACATGTAAGGCCTCTGTTGTACCAAGTGTTACCATTATTTCAAAGATCTTGACTAACTCAGAGGAACTGATGATTTGTGATGATTGTAGTTTGATCACATAGGAGGGTTTATTTTTCACAAGAACTCTGATACAACAGCATGAGATTCTGTCAGAAGGTGTTACATCACTCCGCTCAGATTAGTCCATCGCCTCTGCGCACTCTCCACATAAAGAGGAAGAGCTCCAACACAATGTGACACtacacaaaaaaagtaattattatGGGAAAGAATACAGAATACAGTTGATGGCAACACCAACAAATAACAATGAGGAAGGAGATTAGGAAATTCTGTTTTTCAAGCATTCAAAGCCTTTATTTAACTGATGAAACCGATGAAAACCCTGTGAAGCTTGCTGTGAATGCTTTTTATGTCACTTTAGTCTTTATTCTTTCTCATAGAACCTGAAGAatgtctgcttttctgtgatCAACTGATTTATCTTCAAGGACACGTAAAGTTTCTTTAACGTACGGCATGTGAAACTTATGGGAGTCTTTAATAACGGTCTTCTTTCATCTCAGCTACAGATacaatgatttaaatgtttgatgtgGCTTCTTTTCTGcgttttctgctctttctctgttcATGGGTTAAATTTTATGCTTCATATTGGGTGTGGTTTGCTGTGTAGTCTGCATGTTGTTTGTATATTAGTTTGTCTAGATTTCCTTGCTTGGATTTgtcctgtgttgtttttttctgtgcattttcacagttctgtgctttttgttttgtattttcaagtagaattttgtgtatttgctgtttTGCGTTTTTGtatggattttctttttaatttttagagtttttttttgttgttttctttttacaggatttggttaTTGAATTCTTTGGTATTTTCACATTCACTTGTGCTGTTTTGTAATTTAATgcaaagttttgtgtttttaaagaccCGCTGATTTTTCCTTGTTCcttgtttccttgttgtttgctttttaatgaattgttgtttttcctcatgcTGTTTTGTACTTTCATGTTGAatttactgttgctgttttggtttttttgtgtaatttgcaagtctcccccccccccatgcaaACTAACTGTACACTGCACATCCTGAGATGTTGAAACAGGTAGCTATACACCACAAGATGCCCGTCACTGTAAATATCTAAAAACACGGCTGCAAAGCTGCCATGTTTGGCTTCAGGCTGATGAAACGTGTGTTGGGGATGCTCAGATGAAACGGCTGCAGTCATTTGGACGTGGAGACGTGAAGATGAGGCGTTTCCTTTATTATAGGAGAGAAATATTAAGCCATGAGTGACAACACGGTCGGCCGTGCCCGACGCGCGTTCACGACAGGTCGGTCACTAGGAGACGACGTTTCTAAGAGACCGTGTTTCAAAGAAAGTACCGACGGGGCAGAAACCTCCCGgt from Echeneis naucrates chromosome 6, fEcheNa1.1, whole genome shotgun sequence encodes:
- the LOC115045339 gene encoding cysteine-rich venom protein isoform X1 — translated: MFAFIICILTLQEVHSACNVQDICPENTKVQTEIADKHNAFRRAVQPTASDMLRMDYSAEVAVSAQAWVDRCILAHGAPSTRMLNGYELGENLFYASTPMSWTAVIGAWHSEVSFYLYPNGSTNGHAIGHYTQVVWNSSYKVGCGMKLCYDNIYLYGCHYYRALVSESNGVETDICKWFNRGNFYKWPPYKAGPPCASCPDACQDNLCNNPCPHINKYLNCPNLKKIFGCSNKLVSAWCPASCECTSRIIPVS
- the LOC115045339 gene encoding cysteine-rich venom protein isoform X2 translates to MFAFIICILTLQEVHSACNVQDICPENTKVQTEIADKHNAFRRAVQPTASDMLRMDYSAEVAVSAQAWVDRCILAHGAPSTRMLNGYELGENLFYASTPMSWTAVIGAWHSEVSFYLYPNGSTNGHAIGHYTQVVWNSSYKVGCGMKLCYDNIYLYGCHYYRAGNFYKWPPYKAGPPCASCPDACQDNLCNNPCPHINKYLNCPNLKKIFGCSNKLVSAWCPASCECTSRIIPVS